One Candidatus Devosia phytovorans genomic window carries:
- a CDS encoding caspase family protein, giving the protein MPDKTLTLLGVHGLGDHRASDWKSRWSDAVRAAFPDVPELELDFQFVSYDDIFETIDISWLEAAKAFWKLAKSGASSIGRERGVLSDISDKIRWSAGYVVAWVEDEQFKAKARQRILEAVGDIKPDIILAHSLGSLVTYNAFSHEDSQKGSIETILGKADYITFGSQIGNAFVQGNLTNGRIQPLGVRNWRHLYNKYDDVFTEAIRLPDMPTFRQTDTPFDLDGIGDHAAESYLGHSETIENVWKPIALAAVTAPEPKARALVKTPAEPRKKVQKALLVGINDYPNPAQRLEGCINDVFTMSAVLQSCGVPPDAIRVCLDDRATTEGILSRLQWLVDDPRPGDELVFYYSGHGARVPEYGENFEPDHFVETLVPWDFDWTPERWIADDQIYNLYCQLPYETRLVMIFDCCHSGGIHRDGAARPRGIVPPDDIRHRELKWDQKAGMWVARDFARINPDFTKNTEVQVRYFGPEGATERLGRAAMLRMKQEKGAKSAFIAPYLPVIIEACGEDEFSYEYRHGATSHGAFTFSLDSILRRSKKISFEELIDAVRDQLQELGYAQRPTILGPEEILKYNVPWTAG; this is encoded by the coding sequence ATGCCTGACAAGACGCTCACGCTGCTCGGCGTGCATGGACTGGGGGATCACAGGGCTTCCGACTGGAAAAGTCGGTGGTCCGATGCGGTGAGGGCGGCTTTCCCCGACGTCCCGGAGCTGGAACTGGATTTTCAGTTTGTCTCCTATGACGATATCTTCGAGACAATCGACATATCCTGGCTCGAGGCGGCGAAAGCCTTCTGGAAACTCGCCAAAAGCGGCGCTTCCAGCATTGGCCGCGAACGCGGCGTCCTGTCCGACATTTCCGACAAGATCCGGTGGAGCGCCGGCTATGTCGTCGCCTGGGTTGAGGACGAGCAATTCAAGGCCAAGGCACGCCAGCGCATCCTTGAAGCGGTTGGCGATATCAAGCCCGACATCATCCTGGCGCACAGCCTGGGGTCGCTCGTGACCTACAATGCCTTCAGCCATGAAGACTCGCAGAAAGGCTCCATCGAGACCATTCTCGGCAAGGCCGACTACATCACCTTCGGCTCGCAGATTGGCAATGCATTCGTGCAGGGCAACCTCACCAATGGGCGTATCCAGCCGCTTGGTGTGCGAAACTGGCGTCACCTCTACAACAAATATGACGACGTGTTCACCGAGGCGATTCGCCTGCCAGACATGCCGACCTTCCGCCAGACCGACACGCCTTTCGATCTCGACGGCATCGGCGATCATGCGGCGGAAAGTTATCTGGGCCATAGCGAAACCATCGAAAACGTCTGGAAGCCCATCGCGCTGGCGGCGGTGACGGCGCCGGAACCCAAGGCTAGGGCGTTGGTCAAGACTCCCGCCGAGCCCCGCAAGAAGGTGCAAAAGGCGCTGCTGGTTGGCATTAACGACTATCCCAATCCGGCGCAGCGGCTGGAGGGATGCATCAACGATGTCTTCACCATGAGCGCAGTGCTGCAAAGCTGCGGCGTGCCACCCGACGCCATCCGCGTCTGCCTCGATGACCGGGCGACCACCGAAGGCATCCTGTCCCGTCTGCAATGGCTGGTTGACGATCCGCGACCAGGCGACGAACTGGTGTTCTACTATAGCGGGCATGGCGCCAGGGTCCCCGAATATGGCGAGAATTTCGAGCCAGACCACTTTGTGGAAACGCTGGTGCCATGGGATTTCGACTGGACGCCGGAGCGTTGGATCGCCGATGACCAGATCTACAATCTCTATTGCCAGCTGCCCTATGAAACACGGCTGGTGATGATTTTCGATTGCTGCCACTCCGGCGGTATTCATCGCGATGGAGCGGCGCGCCCCCGCGGCATTGTCCCGCCCGACGACATTCGGCATCGTGAGCTCAAGTGGGACCAGAAGGCGGGCATGTGGGTCGCCCGCGACTTTGCCCGCATCAATCCGGACTTTACGAAGAACACGGAGGTGCAGGTGCGCTATTTCGGCCCCGAGGGTGCTACCGAACGTCTTGGGCGGGCCGCCATGTTGCGCATGAAGCAAGAAAAGGGGGCCAAGAGCGCCTTCATCGCTCCCTATCTTCCCGTCATCATCGAAGCCTGCGGCGAAGATGAGTTTTCATATGAATATCGCCACGGCGCAACGAGCCATGGTGCCTTCACCTTCAGCTTGGACAGCATTCTGAGGCGTAGCAAGAAGATAAGCTTTGAGGAGCTGATTGATGCCGTTCGCGACCAATTGCAGGAACTGGGCTATGCGCAACGGCCTACGATCCTGGGGCCGGAGGAGATCCTGAAATATAACGTGCCGTGGACAGCCGGCTGA
- a CDS encoding exopolysaccharide biosynthesis protein: protein MSLSPVEASIGAIASKVRSSDGLTAGGLVSLLGNASYPLVIMVLSMLNMIPGPPGYGGTIAITIISVTIATLLGNRLALGGWLGRRPLSQKLLERMMTQMQWFAGLVAKVSRPRLAQLTGPRTQLPTAIFILLVSLPMVLPIPFINAVPNTGIAIICVSRINHDGLGVLLGIVVALAGLAIAAGAVWGVVMLAGTVMG from the coding sequence TTGTCCCTTTCTCCCGTCGAAGCCAGCATTGGCGCCATTGCCAGCAAAGTCCGCAGCAGTGACGGGTTGACGGCAGGAGGGCTGGTTTCCCTGCTGGGGAATGCCTCCTATCCCTTGGTGATAATGGTGTTGAGCATGCTCAACATGATTCCCGGCCCGCCTGGTTATGGCGGGACGATTGCTATCACCATCATCAGCGTTACGATTGCGACCCTGCTCGGCAACAGACTGGCGCTGGGTGGCTGGCTCGGGCGGCGGCCGCTGTCGCAAAAACTGCTCGAACGGATGATGACGCAAATGCAGTGGTTTGCCGGGCTGGTGGCCAAGGTCTCGCGCCCGCGGCTGGCCCAATTGACCGGGCCGCGCACGCAATTGCCAACGGCGATCTTCATTCTCCTCGTCAGCCTGCCGATGGTGCTGCCGATTCCCTTCATCAATGCCGTGCCCAATACGGGCATTGCCATCATCTGCGTGTCGCGCATCAATCATGATGGGCTCGGGGTATTGCTCGGCATCGTCGTGGCGCTGGCGGGCCTCGCCATCGCCGCGGGCGCGGTGTGGGGCGTGGTCATGCTAGCCGGCACGGTGATGGGTTGA
- a CDS encoding alpha/beta-hydrolase family protein translates to MNARGIRRALWGQVDRISTGGWLLGLLFFALALTPSLIPRHFTTQGILCGFCFAAGYGIGVFLEWLWDYLELKWSSPKLAKWIGRLVALGCLLLAIAFLWFSTGWQNSIRAEMGVAPVEARQPWFVAAIALLPAGLLIGVGTLLVRGVQLVSSWLRRIIPPRVAFVGAVLAVGIIASTLAEGVLGRGLLYAADRFYGHLDSLAGSYAEAPSDPLRSGSDASLIDWDTIGLDARIYVQSGPTVAEIAEMTGRPAVEPLRVYVGLRSADTAEARAALALAEMDRVGAFDRSVLVLVMPVGTGWVEPAAVDTLEMLHGGDVASVAVQYSYLTSWLSLVSEPDVGVETARALFNAVYARWTELPRETRPQLYLHGLSLGAYSSVASSSIYEILGDPFDGGLFVGTPFASEAWLSATQTRDPGSPWWKPEVGDGAVVRFSNGYGDLQGDSRRWGPLRTVFLQYPSDPIVFFEPSMAWRAPVWLGDKRAEGISPLLDWYPVVTFLQLALDMALAQTAPIGFGHVYAPQDYLDAWVQVTGADGFSVAEIDALRSRIARHGERQLIEGGWFRLPRADTAL, encoded by the coding sequence ATGAACGCCAGGGGTATTCGCAGGGCACTCTGGGGTCAGGTGGACCGCATCTCCACTGGTGGGTGGCTGCTTGGCCTGTTGTTCTTTGCGTTGGCGCTGACGCCCTCGTTGATCCCGCGCCATTTCACCACCCAAGGCATCCTCTGCGGCTTCTGCTTTGCGGCCGGCTATGGGATCGGGGTGTTCCTCGAATGGCTGTGGGACTATCTCGAGCTCAAGTGGTCGAGCCCGAAGCTGGCGAAGTGGATCGGGCGCCTGGTGGCTTTGGGTTGCCTCCTCCTCGCCATTGCATTTCTGTGGTTTTCAACCGGCTGGCAGAATTCCATCCGGGCGGAAATGGGCGTGGCGCCGGTCGAGGCGCGGCAGCCCTGGTTTGTTGCTGCCATCGCGCTGCTGCCGGCCGGGCTGCTGATTGGCGTGGGGACGCTGCTGGTGCGGGGCGTGCAGTTGGTGTCGTCCTGGCTGCGGCGGATCATTCCACCGCGCGTAGCCTTTGTCGGGGCAGTGCTGGCGGTCGGCATCATCGCCTCGACGCTGGCGGAAGGCGTGCTGGGACGCGGACTGCTCTACGCAGCCGATCGCTTCTATGGCCATCTCGATAGCCTTGCCGGCTCCTATGCCGAAGCGCCGAGTGATCCGTTGCGCTCGGGCAGCGATGCCTCACTGATCGATTGGGATACGATCGGGCTTGATGCGCGCATCTATGTGCAATCGGGACCGACGGTCGCCGAAATCGCCGAGATGACCGGGCGCCCGGCGGTGGAGCCGCTGCGGGTCTATGTCGGCCTGCGCTCGGCCGATACCGCCGAGGCGCGAGCTGCGCTGGCGCTGGCCGAAATGGACCGTGTCGGCGCCTTCGACCGTTCGGTGCTGGTGCTGGTCATGCCGGTGGGGACGGGATGGGTCGAGCCGGCGGCTGTCGACACGCTGGAAATGCTGCATGGCGGCGATGTGGCCAGCGTTGCCGTGCAATATTCCTATCTCACGAGCTGGCTGTCGCTGGTTTCCGAACCCGACGTGGGGGTCGAGACGGCGCGGGCGCTGTTCAATGCGGTCTATGCGCGCTGGACCGAATTGCCACGCGAGACTCGGCCACAACTCTATCTGCACGGCCTCAGCCTTGGCGCCTATAGTTCGGTGGCGTCGAGCTCGATCTATGAAATCCTCGGCGATCCCTTCGATGGTGGATTGTTCGTCGGCACGCCCTTTGCCAGCGAGGCCTGGCTCAGCGCGACGCAGACTCGCGATCCGGGCTCGCCCTGGTGGAAGCCGGAAGTTGGCGACGGCGCGGTGGTCCGCTTTTCCAATGGCTATGGCGACTTGCAGGGCGACAGCCGTCGCTGGGGCCCGCTCCGTACCGTGTTTCTGCAATATCCCAGCGATCCCATCGTCTTTTTTGAACCCAGCATGGCCTGGCGGGCGCCGGTCTGGCTCGGCGACAAGCGTGCGGAAGGCATTTCGCCGCTGCTCGACTGGTATCCGGTGGTCACCTTCCTGCAGTTGGCGCTCGACATGGCGCTGGCCCAGACAGCGCCGATCGGCTTTGGCCATGTCTATGCACCGCAGGACTATCTCGATGCCTGGGTGCAGGTGACGGGGGCGGACGGGTTCTCCGTGGCCGAGATAGACGCCCTGCGCAGCCGCATCGCGCGGCATGGCGAACGCCAGCTGATCGAGGGTGGCTGGTTCCGGCTGCCGCGGGCCGACACGGCATTGTGA
- a CDS encoding nitroreductase family protein has product MTMNAILPRSTAHAIDPDMLARWSPRSFASDAEISQADLLTILEAARWAPSAFNAQPWHFIYARRNSESFADLVDLLAPFNRDWAQHGAALIFIASQTMRADSKGGLSPSRSHAFDAGAAWGMLALQTTKLGWHAHGMAGLDHDKAMEVLGLPEGWRVEIAVAIGKKGDGSTLSEALLAREIPSQRRPLDEVASEGRFSL; this is encoded by the coding sequence ATGACCATGAATGCCATTTTGCCGCGCAGCACCGCCCACGCCATCGATCCCGATATGTTGGCGCGATGGTCGCCGCGGTCCTTCGCCAGCGATGCCGAGATTTCGCAGGCGGATCTGCTGACCATTCTCGAAGCCGCCCGCTGGGCGCCATCGGCCTTCAATGCCCAGCCCTGGCATTTCATCTATGCGCGGCGCAACAGCGAGTCTTTTGCCGACCTTGTCGACCTGCTGGCGCCGTTCAATCGCGACTGGGCCCAGCATGGTGCGGCGCTGATCTTCATCGCTTCGCAGACCATGCGGGCCGATTCCAAGGGAGGGCTGTCGCCCAGCCGGTCGCATGCCTTCGACGCCGGCGCCGCCTGGGGCATGCTGGCGCTGCAGACGACAAAGCTGGGCTGGCACGCGCATGGCATGGCCGGGCTGGACCACGACAAGGCCATGGAAGTGCTCGGCCTGCCGGAGGGCTGGCGCGTGGAGATTGCCGTGGCTATCGGCAAGAAGGGCGATGGCAGCACGCTGTCGGAAGCCCTCCTGGCGCGCGAAATCCCCAGCCAGCGCCGGCCGCTGGACGAAGTCGCCAGCGAAGGCCGCTTCAGCCTCTGA
- a CDS encoding crosslink repair DNA glycosylase YcaQ family protein, with translation MLFCSNRNFTLAKVPVIIDQTIARHIWIAAQKLDILAPFGAGPEATRAAIAHLGYVQIDTINVVERCHHHILFSRIPNYRRSDLAHVQSVDKSVLEYWTHALSYVPTENLRFFLPLMKAYRDKPSAWFGTVSKAEVSAMKKRLRSEGPLSMRDIDDDELVDKDHPWASRKPSKRVLQLMFYQGHVAIAAREGMLKTYDLIERHFGWDASPKAATERQVTAHLLDRALRSQGIVSLDSICHLNAPAKKAVKELIDARVKAKKLVPVVLAGAEKVPHWAEPQVLETVGSEAPNLVHILSPFDPLIIQRKRLKLFFGYDHIFEAYVPAAKRQMGYFALPVLLGDRIVAAVDLKTDRTAGKLLIQKWTALEDAGAQGHAAIEEALGRFERFQLGS, from the coding sequence ATGCTCTTCTGCTCGAATCGGAATTTCACCTTGGCCAAAGTACCCGTCATCATCGACCAGACCATTGCGCGGCACATCTGGATCGCGGCGCAGAAGCTCGACATCTTAGCGCCCTTCGGCGCTGGGCCGGAGGCGACGCGGGCCGCCATCGCTCATCTGGGCTATGTGCAGATCGATACGATCAATGTGGTGGAGCGCTGCCACCATCATATCCTCTTCTCCCGCATTCCCAACTATCGCCGGAGTGACCTGGCGCATGTGCAGTCCGTGGACAAATCGGTTCTCGAATACTGGACGCATGCGCTGAGCTATGTGCCGACCGAGAACCTGCGGTTTTTCCTGCCGCTGATGAAGGCCTATCGCGACAAGCCGAGCGCCTGGTTCGGCACGGTCAGCAAGGCCGAAGTGTCCGCGATGAAGAAGCGGCTGCGCAGCGAAGGGCCGCTGTCGATGCGCGATATCGACGATGACGAACTGGTCGACAAGGACCACCCCTGGGCCAGCCGCAAGCCGAGCAAGCGCGTGCTGCAGCTGATGTTCTACCAGGGCCATGTGGCAATCGCGGCGCGCGAGGGCATGCTCAAGACCTATGACCTGATCGAGCGTCACTTCGGGTGGGATGCAAGTCCGAAGGCAGCCACCGAGCGGCAGGTTACTGCCCATCTGCTCGACCGCGCCCTGCGCAGCCAAGGGATTGTCAGTCTCGATTCCATCTGCCATCTCAATGCGCCAGCCAAGAAGGCGGTCAAGGAGTTGATCGACGCCCGCGTGAAGGCGAAAAAGCTCGTGCCGGTGGTCCTGGCCGGCGCTGAGAAAGTGCCGCATTGGGCCGAGCCGCAGGTATTGGAAACGGTCGGGTCCGAAGCACCCAATCTGGTGCATATCCTCTCGCCCTTCGACCCGCTGATCATCCAGCGCAAGCGGCTGAAACTGTTCTTTGGCTACGACCATATTTTCGAAGCCTATGTGCCCGCCGCGAAGCGACAAATGGGCTATTTCGCCCTGCCGGTGCTGCTGGGCGACCGCATCGTGGCTGCAGTGGACCTCAAGACCGACCGGACGGCGGGCAAGCTCCTGATCCAGAAGTGGACGGCACTGGAGGATGCAGGGGCACAAGGGCACGCGGCGATCGAGGAAGCGCTGGGGCGCTTCGAGCGGTTTCAACTGGGAAGTTGA